The genomic interval TTGAATGTTTCTCCCGCTAACATGTTGCCTTATTATGCATTGAAAAGTAATGCTACAGTTATCGAGATTAATCCCAACGCAACAGAAATGACCCGATTAATGGATTTTTCTATTAGATCAAGTGCATCTTTGGCGCTTCCAATGATTTTTGGAATTCCTTAGTCTACATTATACTATGAACTGGGGGCTAGAATTCAACTCATATTCGTACTTTAAACAATTGTAAGGCAAAAATATATTTCGAATATTAGCCTAGATAGACAATAATTGAAATGTCTATCTCTTAAACAACCCTATGCATATCTGTTAGCCAGAGGGAAAAAGACAATCGAAATTCGAAAGTGGAATACCAACCATAGAGGTGAATTTTATATTCATTCTTCAAAAAATACAAACGAGGAGGCATGTTCTGTCTTAAGGATCTATAAGGATCAACTTGCAAATGGAGCAATAATAGGAAAGGGCTTTTTGTATGATGTAAAGGTTTATTCTACATTTAGAGAATTTGCAAGAGATAAGGATAAACATTTTTCAATTGAAAAAAATAGTGATAATCTTTTTTCTACCAATTTTAAAAGATACGGATTTTTGGTCAAAGACTCCTCATTATTTAGCAACCCAATACCATACATTGGGAAGCTAGGAATGTTTGAAGTCGAATTGTAATTGAAAATAATAATATACGATCACTAGCTGGCAAGAAAAAAACACTAAAGACTTATACATTTCTTAAAAAGTAAGGTCTTTAGTAATTAATCCCAAATGAGTATCAAACTGATAACTTATCAGTTATCAGGCATTCATGTCTTTATTATTATATTAAGCAAATTAAATCTCTGTTGTTGTTTTTTTTTCAGCAGCTCGTAAAATATTGAGTGCAGAGCCAGCTCTAAACCACTTTAATTGTGCTTCATTGTATGAATGAACCAGTTGAATATTTTCCTCAAAGTCGTCACTATGGTACAAGACTGCAGTTACCACTCCTTTGGGGCGAAGATTTTGCAAATCAAGAATGCTTATCTTATCGTCTTCTCTAATTTTATCATAGTCTGATTGGTCAACAAACGTTAAAGCGAGAATCCCTTGTTTTTTCAGATTTGTCTCATGGATTCTAGCAAAACTCTTAGCAATGACTGCAGCACAACCCAAATACCTGGGGGTCATTGCAGCATGTTCACGACTGCTTCCTTCACCATAATTTTTATCTCCTATTATTATCCATTTTGTCTTGTCTTGTTTATACTCTCTAGCTATATGCGAAAATGATTCAATGTTATTGTTTAGTTGATTTAGTCCCTTGCCAACTTCGCCTTCCCTAAATGAATTAACTGCCCCAAGTAACAAATTATCACTAAGTCTGTCTAAGTGTCCTCTATACATCAACCAGGGTCCTGCTGGCGAAATATGATCTGTGGTGCACTTCCCCTTTACTTTAGCTAATACAGGTAACTTGCTAAAATCGTTACCATCCCATTCTAAAAATGGTTGGAGTGTTTGAAGCCTCTGACTATTACTATCTATTCGTACTATTACTGTGTCTGGATTCTCATCCGGAGGAACATAAATATTTATAGTATCCTTAAAACCCAATGGTGGAACTTCTGGTGCGATTTTTGGAGGTGATAACATAAACTTTGTGCCATCCTTTGCTACTAGTTCATCTTTTAGGGGGTTAAAAGAGAGTCGGCCGCCTAGTGCGAGGGCAATAACAAGCTCCGGACTACCAATAAAGTTCATTGTCTCTCTTCTACCATCATTTCTACCTGGAAAGTTTCTGTTGTAAGAAGTTACAATTGTATTTGGTTCTCCCTTTTTCATTTCGGGTCTATTCCATTGGCCTATGCACGGTCCACAAGCATTGGCCAAGACGTTAGCACCAATCTCTCTAAGTAACTGAATTTGTCCATCTCTCTCTATCGTTTCTCTGATCATTTCTGATCCAGGGGTAACTTGAAGTGGAGTTTTGGTTTTAATCCCTTTTTCTATCGCCTGTCGGGCAATATCAGCAGCACGTGACATATCTTCATATGAGGAGTTTGTACAGCTGCCAATTAGTGATACTGAAATGGTATCAAGGTAATTATTTTTTTGCAAGTCTTCAGCCATTTTTGAAATGGGTCTTGCCAGGTCCGGTGTATGAGGGCCAACAATGTATGGTTCAAGTTCATCAAGGTTAATTTCAACTAGTTGGTCAAAGTATTTGGTTGCATTTTCTCTATTTTGTGCAATCTCTTCTTCTATTATTGAATCCTGTATTAGCAAATCTTTGTTGCTATTAGCCAAGTCGGCCAAGTCAGTACGGCCGGTGGACTTTAGATACTCTTCCATTTTATTATCGTATGAAAAGACCGAACATGTAGCGCCTATCTCTGCTCCCATGTTTGTAATCGTTGCTTTTCCGGTACAGCTTACACTCCTAGCCCCTGGTCCAAAGTATTCTATTATAGCATTTGTCCCGCCAGATACTGTGAGTTTGGAAGCAACATACAAGATGATGTCCTTTGGAGAGGTCCAGCCATTTAGTTTGCCTGTCAAGTATACCCCTATTCTTCTAGGATACAATACTTCCCAAGGTAAGCCCGCCATTACCTCTGCTGCATCCAAGCCACCAACTCCTATTGCAAGCATTCCTAACCCCCCTGCATTTGGAGTATGCGAATCAGTTCCTATCATCAAGCCACCTGGATATGCATAATTTTCCAAAACCACTTGATGAATAATTCCCGCACCTGGTTTCCAAAAACCAATTCCGTACTTTCGAGATGCAGATTCTAAAAATTGATAAACTTCATTATTTTCATAAATAGCTGCTTTGGTATCAGACTCGCTGCCAACTCTTGCCTGTATCAAGTGATCGCAGTGCACAGTTGTAGGAACCTTTACCTGTTTAATTCCAGACTGCATGAACTGCAAGATTGTAGTTTGCCCTGTTACGTCTTGGAGGGCAACTCTGTCCGGATTCAAGAGTATATATCCATTCCCAGGAGTCAGCTGGTTAAATTCCGTAAAGTCAGTAGATTCTTCAAGATGACCTATTAAAATTTTCTCACAGAGTGTAAGTGGTTTATTTGATACTTGTTTAAATTTGAGAATATTTTGTTCTATTTTTTTGTATGTTTTAGAAACCAATTCTTGGGTAGTAGTTTTTCCTTTTACAATGTTTTGTTGATTGGTCGTCATAAACTATGTACATTAATCCGTATATCCAATATTTATCGATAATGAAATCAATTAGATGAAAATAGACGAGAGTATCACGCGGATAAAGTAAGCAGCAAAAATCCCCGCTTACTTTTATGGTTAGCAAAATAGCAGGATATTGGAGCCAGAACGAGGACTAAGATCAAACACTGCAAATTTTCAGTAAATTTAGAGGGGGGGAATTAGAGCAATCACATAGTTAAAATTACATTTAATTTAAACAAGGGCCTAATGTTTTCTAAGATTTTAGTTGCCTTTGATGGCTCAAAACCCTCACTAGACGCTGTTGAGAGTGCTATGGAGATTGGGAGAAAATACAATTCTTCATTAATTATTTTGCATGTATTAGATAGTTACAAGTATCCATATTTATTATCCTCTGTTATACTTGCTCCAACATTTGGGTCGGATAAATTTGAGAAAGAGAGAGAAAAATTCGAAGAACTAATGAAATCCCTCAAAGAAAAATATGTTTCAAAAAATAGCGGAGAAGGTTTGAAAAATGAAACCAGTGTATCTGGTGAAACTAATTTAGACGATTCTTCAGATTCTACCGAATCTACTACTACTACTAATGGTGGTAATACTGAGTTGTTTGAGACTGCAATAGTCGAAGCTGAAACTTCCACAGCATCTACCATAGTAGATTATGCAGAATCGAAAAATGTTGATTTATTGGTTATTGGAAGTAAAGGAAGAACGGGTCTCAAAAAAATGTTGGTTGGAAGTACAGCAACTGAAGTAGTCAAATATGCCCACTGCCCAGTCATAGTCGTTAGATAAGAAGCTTGTTCTAATTCATGGTCGTCCTCTACGGTTAACAAGTCAACAGGAGATTTGATACCGTATTGATTCTATAGTATTGTTACATCAAGATTGATGGTGGTCGTCTACCAATTAATATTATTATTTTTTACTGCAATTTTATTTTTTTAGAGGACATTCTTTGTTTAAACACAGACTCCATTGATACTTTTTTCCTCCACTATTCCCTGTAGCCATGACTATCGGCCATTTACATCGGTCGCAATTTTTATCTGTTCCTCTGATCAATCCTTTTAAAGGTATTGGCGCGGTTGCACTACACCTATCGATTGAATAATTAGAACATCCTGCAAATCTCTTTTTGGTTTTTGCAGAACTTTTTATAATTAAATTACCTTTTTTGCAGACAGGACATCTTCCTAGGATAATAACTCTTGGTCTTTTTGATTCAAGGCTAATGGTTTGAGAATCAGTATTCAATGACAAGGAGATTTCCTTACCGATCTCAACCTGATTTTTAAGAAATGATTCTAATCCCCTTCTTACAGTGATTTGTGCTTGTCTAATTACAGAGTCACTGCTACTAGTTCCTGATTCAATGTTTGACAGTCGCTCTTCCATTGTTCTGGTGAGACTAGTTGATACAATGATTGGGACATGCTTCTGCATTGATGCTATTAGCGAAACACCAAGTCGAGTTGGACATATCCCTGTTCTTCTAACATTAACAATGTCACTATGGGAATTAGAACTTGATGCAGTTTCCGATTTAACTGACTTTTTTATTGATACATTACTTGGTCCTACCCGCTTGGAATCGCCATTAACATCGTCTCTATCAAACGAAGAAAAATTGCAAATATAATTTCTCTTGTAAAGTGTATTAATTATTTCAGATCTAGTTGCTTTAGTGCCAATCTTTTCTTTTTCCATTTTTTGAAGTAAAGTTGACTGATTATATCGAGAAGGGGGTTGAGTGGTTTTTTCTAAAATTTCAATATGAATATTTGTTAATTTGTCATTTATTTTTAAAATTGAGAGGAAGGAGGGGGAGGAGTTTGTAACAAAGCCAGAATAGTCAAAATATGGATCGTAAAATTCAATCCATCCTTTGGAGAGCATCTTTTTTTCATCTGACTTGAAAATGTGCTTTTCTTTTACAGTGATGTTGACAGAGGTCTGAGTTACATTTGCATCAGTCCCGAAGGTGGAAAGAAATCTTCGAATAATGAGGTCAAATAATTTTGATTCAGATTGTTCGAGAGTCTTTTTTGGTATTTCTCCAGTTGGGTAGATAGCAGGGTGAGCAGGATCATCTTCTTTTCCTTCATGGGGATTCAAACTTGCAGTTTTTGATAATAACTTTTGACATATTTCCTGAAGGGGAAGTTTTTTTATGTGGCTGTTCCTAGCGTTATCTTCTTCTACGTTGCTACTGGGGAAGGACCTGTTCTCAATCTTTGAGAGATTGTTAATAATACTTTTGTAATTGATGTTAGTGGGGAGCTTTTGACTTGAAGTTCTTGGATATGATATCAAAGCCGCCAGATACAAACTCTCGGCCAAAGAAAGAGTATAACTTGGAGTAAATTTAAAAACCCTGAAGGCTTCTCTTTGTAAATCACCAAGGTTAAAAGGATGTTGAGGTTTTAAAGCACTCTTGGACGTCTTTGCGAATGTCACAATACCTTCTTGATCCTTGCATTCATCTCTTATCTTGATAGCAATATTCTTTGAGTCTATTTTTTGAGGAAAATATATTGTCTGGATTAAGTTATTCTTTTGTCCATCCTTTTCTACATCGTTATCAAAATTGGTACTTTTTTCTCCTCCACTAATAAAATCAGCTACCACATTCCAGTAAGGCATTGGTATGTGTCTTAAAATTTCATTTTCTCTATCCACTACAAATGCGAGGGTGGGACCTTGTACCCGGCCTATGGATAAGGGGACAAATTTTTTTCCTTTCTTTTGATCGGCCTGGTTCTTTTTTATGGAAGTGGTCAAAACCCGAGAAAAATTGATTCCGTAAATGAAATCTATGGTATGCCTTGTTATTCCAGCATCCTTCAAACTTTGATTGGGAGGCAACAGATTGTCAAAAGATTGTGTAATTTCCTCATCAGTCATAGTGGAGAATTTAGCCCTTTTGGACACATCATATTTTTTGTTACAAGCAAATTGCAAAATATTGTATCCTATTACTTCACCCTCTTGGTCAAAATCGCAGGCATGAATGAAACTGGTAGCATTTTTTGAAATCTCCGAAATTTCTTTTAATATTTTTTCAATCTTGTATTTTAAGAACCTTGATTGCGAAGATTTGTTACTTTGATTAGAAGATAATGGGAGCCAAATTGGATCAAAAATAGGAAGGGATTTGTTCCTACGATCTTTTGAATCTGATAAACCATACAAATGACCCAATGCGTGACAAATGATATAGTAATTTCCTTTTTTATCTAAAGCTGAAAAAAACGATGAACCTGGCTTTAGTACATTTTGGTACTCATTTCTGAAACTGTAAGCTCGAATTTCTCCTGAGCTAGTGGAGTTTAATGCTTGAGCTATTCTTCTTGCTGCTGAGGGCTTTTCACAAATTACGATTGTATATTTGGATTCTTGAATATTATCTTTACAATTGGGAAATAAATTAATTGTTCGTATATCAAGCTGACATTTTTCGCTTGACAAGATCATAGGAAATTCTAAATAAAGTAAAATGAGAATTTGGAGCAGTGAAAGGGGAGATTTTACCTTCGTTACAGTTTTTAGTTAGCCCCACTTCCAGACTTTAGTCAGTCCATTTCCTAAGGGATCGACTGTTTTTTTATAAATTCCAAGGATATTGTTGAAATCGGAGTAATCATTTTCGCCCATTCCACTTTGTGAATTTGTTACATTATTGATGTTGGTGTTAGTAGAACCATAAAATGGTAAACTAAAGAGAATAATTCCACTGTCAGAAAAGCTTCCATCAGGATTGTAATACCCAATTGATTGTGATTTGTAAGTGATAACCTGTCCAGTCGCAGTCAGAATTATAGCCTGACCATTTGAGTGCACTGAGCCTTCTGCACCCATTTTATCAACGATTGTTCCTATTGTCTGAGTTGGAGAGCCATTAATAGTACTGTTCCCATTATAGGAAACTTCAACTGATGGTAGATTGTCGACATTTAAGACTCTCATGTATGTAGATTTTGTATTTTCGACATAGAAAGGCTGACCTAATGTTTGTTCGAAATTAGATACATTTCCGATCACTGAATCCAATTTAGGTAAGTTTGTCAAAGATGATGAGTCTGATAAGTTATCACTTTGGGCCAATACAATGACAGGGCTAGAAACTGGTCCAAAATCTAAAATTATTGCTAAGGATGTAGCTAGGATTGTACTTAATATCAGATAACGAATTTTTTCGTTATCTGGTTTATTAGAGATCATTATAGAAAAATTAGCTCTGAAAAATATAAACATTTAACTTAGTTAACAAAAAATAAAGAACATTTGAGTGTATGAAGCTACTTTGGGCTTTATAAAGTGGTGCGATATTAGCCCAAAGAATGACTAAGGAACTGGTAAAATTCTACAAATATCAATCACTATCTATTAGAAGCGGAGTGCCTGACCAGCTGTGAATCCACTTTCTAATGTGATTTGCACTAGTCTCGGCCTTTCTTCTCACAAACCCATCTAAATCCTCTCGAGCAAGTTCAACTAGTATCTGGATCGATTCATACGTTATCTTGTCTGGAAACTTGGTAAACTTTGCATCTTCATCAGAGAGCGCTTCACAAGCGTTCATTTTTATCTTTCTTCTTTCGTCTTTTAACAAATCTCTTAATCTGTCAAATATCCTTTGATTCAAGTTAACAATATCTGAATCAGTTGACTCCATTTTGTTAATTAAGAACTTTCCTAAAAGTTTGGATGATTTTGCTCTGATAAAATAATCTTTCGATGCAGAAGTGTTTTGCAAAATAAAATTACCTACTTCTAAGTAGATCTCTTTGTTATCGACATTCCTTTCACTAGATAATTCACCTAATCCGTCTATTGCTCCTGTTGCAACCACACTTTGAAAAGAGTCTGAAGAGTTTACAATCTCTTTTAGAAAGAGCATAATTCTTATTTTCTCTTGGCTAGAAGCCGTTTTGCAGCTCTTGCCCATAGCCGCAGCTGCAGCCGACTTTATAAAGTCGCTATCTATTGTGGGGTCATTAAATATGGAAATTAGTACATCTATGGAATCAGCTCTCTCAAATAATCCAACATTTTTCAAAATGGCTCTTTTGACATGATTGTTCAGGTATGTGAAATTCTCTTTTTCAACAGCTATTGCTAACAAAGTCTGGTATGCATTGTCAGATTTTGAATAATTATTTTTATCCTTGTATGACCCAATTGTATTGACCGCTTCTTTACTGACACCATAAAACATGTCTTTATCTAGAATTATCTCTCGTAAAGATTCTACTACGTCATGATCGTAGATGTCTTTTAAACTCCTAGTGGACTGTATTCTTTCAATTACTGTATCTCCATTGACTAATTGATTCAACAATAGGTTTTTTAGCTGAAATTCCTTTGATTCATCAATTACTTTAATGGATTTTATAGTTTTTATGATCTTAAAATGAGGATCTATGGATACGTATGAAATTGAAGAGCTACCATCGATTTCAACCAAACTTTCAGAACTCAATTGGGTAATATTCATCAAGTGGCTAATTTGTTTACTTCTTCCAAAGACGTCTTGAATGACGATCTTAAACTCTAGCTCAAATCTATATGGTGGCATGAAAACATGGTCTTTAAGTTGAGTTTGATGTGATTGGATCGCTTTGATCTTTAATTTATTTAGCTGCTTATCGCTTTTTGTCTGGTCATAGGACTGTTGGAGCGTATACTCAATTTCAAGCTCTGGATGTCCTTTTCTATAAATCCACTGATCAAAAAAAGTCTGTACCTGAATACCTGAAACCTCCTCAATTGTTTCTTGTAGATCATTTGAAACTACGCTTGAATTTTGGTATCGATTCAAATATTTCTTTAGAGATTCTTTGAAATTAACTTCTCCTAAAAAATTTCTTAACATGTGCAAGATGAATCCAGCTTTTTCATAAGAATGAGCATCAAAAAGTTCATCGGGATGTTTATAGAGATTTGTAACTATGGGTCTAACATAATTTTCATTTGCTTCTTCAAAATAAACATCTGTTGATTCTATAAGGCTATAATGGAATTCTTCAATTCCCCTCGAATTCTCTAAATATAACGACTCGCAATATGTAGCAAATCCTTCATTTAACCATATATGTGACCATTCTTTACATGTTACTAGATCCCCAAACCATTGATGAGCTAATTCATGAACAATTAATAAAAGATCATTCTTATAATCAAGTGTTGTTTTTTTATCGTGAAGGACTCTTCTTGTGAAAGTAGTGCAGCTTAGATTTTCCATCCCACCAAATTCAAAATTATCAACGGCAACCTGAGTATATTTCTCAAAGGGATATTTTGTTTCAAAGTAATCTTCAAAGAATTTGATCATTTGAGGGGTTTCAGAGAACGTAAGCATTGCATTTTCTTTATGTATTTCTTCTGGCCAATAATATTCTAAAGGAACGTTAAGATAATGGGTATCAATTCTTGAAAACTTGCCTATTACCACGGATACTAGATACGCAGGTATCGGATTTGTCTCACTAAATTTCCATATCGCTTTTTGATTCTTCTCGTCCATAATTTTAGAAATGAGTTTTCCGTTTGAAATTACGTCATATTCTATTGGCACGCTAATCTCGATGTCAAAGTAGAATTTTGCATTAGGTGAATCAATGCATGGAAACCAATATTTAGCCTCTGTGGTTTCTCCTTGAGTCCATGCTTGATAGGCTTCTGGATTGTCATTTGTGTTTTTTTTAACCATAAAATGAAAGCCGGTTTTTGGGGCTCCAATCTCCATTACGGCCTTGTCATAGCTATTGTAATATCCCGGTAAATAAGTAATGCAGACTTCTGCGCTACTTCCCTTTTCCACGGTATTTGCAAGATATATTGACAATTTCTTGTCATTTTCCAATTCAAAGTTTAAAATCTTGATATTTGATGACGATGAAGTAACATTCACTATTTTTAATTCAGCGATATCTAATTGTATTTTGCTTGTATTTCTCAGAAATTTGAGCCTTAGAATTTGAGTACATTCACCAAGGATAATTTTTTGAAAATCTGGAAAAATTCTTAAGGACATGTGTTCAATGGCATAGGGAAATCTGGGAATAGAATGGAGGCGACTTCCGGGAAATTCAAATCCATGACGAGTGGTAGAATTGCTATCATTGCAATTTGCATTTTCGATTTTATTATTCTTGGTTAGATTCATCTTGATTTCTCTGCTGTAATTGTTGTCCTTCAAGCTGAAATAAGTTTATTGATGAAGCAACATGCCGTTTTCTTAATGTCATTAGTAATTTCGATTTGACTTTGATGCATTCTTCGCTAAATTACAGATTCCTACCATAGAAGAACCATAGGTATGTACTGTTCCAAATTAGTAGTCCAATCAGTATTTGTTTTTTCTCTGATTTTCATTACTGTATGTGCAGATTGGGAAGATTTTTTATTACAATGCAAGCAATTACTCACAAAGAAAAAAAATACAACATACTCGTGTAAGAGGATGAAATTATTGGATTTGAGATCTGACTACACTCTGTTAGTGTACTTTCATCTTACCTGCACTCAAGGATTTAAGATGCTTAATTTATCAGTTCAGTATCGTGATTATGGTTAACTGGTCGTATTGAAACTTGAAGAAATGGTGGATTTAGGTTCGATATCCATTAACAGTTTTTAGAAACTGCTCAAGCTTTTCTAGGGTTTCTGTGTGTAAATGATGCTCTATGCCTTCTGCATCCTGAATGGCAATATCTTCGCTAACACCTATGATTTTAAAAAATTCAGTCAAAAGTTTATGTCTTTTCTTTATGTTCTCTGCAACAACCTTTCCTTCGTTTGTTAGCCTTATTCCCCTATATTTTTCATATTCCAAATACCCTTTCAGATCCAACCTGCGCATCATTTTTGTAACACTGGGAGCTGATACATTGAGGCATTCAGTAATGTCAACACTCGTAGCATATCCTTTTTGTTGAACTAGTTCGTAAATTATCTCTAAATAATCTTCCATTCTGTCTGTTCGTTCCTTTCTCTGAAACCTATTGACTCTCTTTATAGAATCTATGGTGGATGTTTCCCGGGTTGGAAGTGGATAATTTGACATTGCTATTGATATACCTTCTTTGAATTATCATTCATTTCCAAGTCGTATGATAAAAGAATTTTGGAGGCGATCATACAAATAGACCTGTTAAATACATGATAAGCATTCCTAAAATAAATCCTGCAACAATTGACAATCCTGAATTGTTGGCATTTGATTCTTCAAGGACTTTTGTATTTGTCTGTAAAGTACCTGAATTTTGGACATCATTTGCAGAACTAAATGTCGTTTGCTTAGACGTTGACTGTTTGAATGATTTTGACATCCAAACAATTAATGAATAAACTACTTGGAATATAGCTCCTGCCCCAATAGCTAAGAAAATAACTGATGCCAAAGGCGAATAAATGAAACCGCCAATCCATGTTCCCAGTATTGTTGGTATTCCTGCTATCAATCCTAACATAACTAATCGTCTTATCCTTAATTTCCCTGATTTGGCAAGTGGAGCAACAATAGCAAGTCCTTCTGTGGTATTGTGAATAGTAAAGCCGATAATTAAAAATGTGCTCAATGCGATCTCGCCAAGCAATACGGCAGCTCCTATTGCCAGACCTTCGCCAAAATTATGCAGTCCAATTCCTATCGCTACCATAAGGGAAATTGCCAAAGGTTTTAGAATGTTTCTGTTGGTATTGAGGTTGGTGCTGCTGCTGCTACTGCTGCTACTGTTACTGTTGTCAAGATTTTCGGAAATGTTTGAATTTACTTCGCTTCTTTGGGTAGTAGGTAGTAATGTATTTTTATTTTCGTGTAGATAATTTGATCCTTTCATTGTACCAAACAATGGTCTTCCTCCATCATGGCCTTGGTCTAGGGAATTGGACCTAGTAATTGACTTATTCAAATCGGATTTGATAGAGGAACCTTTCGATTCTGCTCGTTTGATAAAGTACTCTGATAAGAAAAACAATCCTAGGAAGGTAGCTATGATTACTACGGGAATCAACATTTGACCATTAAATACTGTAGCTAAACTGGCAGCTGCAATTTCGTTACTTTCTAAGAAAGCTTCAATCCCTAAGAATATCAAAAGACCTGCTGTCAAGCTCAGGAAGAAATTATATTGATTTCTGGTAATTTTTTTCATAAATGGATACCAAGCTAGGCCAATTAGAACTGGGATGACTCCTACAAATACTCCTAGCAAAGCAAATATTGAAACTTGGTTAATGTTTGGGACAGGTGCTGGGGCTGCAGCCTCTACAGTATTACTAAATCGAGTCCCGTCTGATGTGGTAATTCCTACTTCGTAAGGTTCTGCTGTGTTCCAGAAAAAGGGAATAATTACTTTTGCATCACCCAACCTAGGGAGTACCTGTGACGGTTCAATAGCAGCTGAGTGTATTCTGTCATTAATATCTGCTTGAGAGATTGTTACTGTTTCTTGACCAGTATTACGGATATACGCGACTATTTGATTTTCATGAAACTCGATCTTTTCTATCGTTATCTCGGGCAGAGGGGTTCCCCCTGTTATCAAGTCTTGGCCGAACGGACTTGTAAGGAAATATATCATTGCTGCCAAAACAACTAATGGTACCAATGCAAGGCCAATTGACAAAAATTTCTTTTTCTTTGCATCTGCGGGCGTTACTATATTATCCATATCTTTTTTAGAACCTTGAAGATTTATCTTCTCTACAGCAGGAGTTTGGATAGAACTATCTTTAGATTCTGTATTGTGTTTAAGAGTATGATCAGAGCTCTTTGCAGTAT from Candidatus Nitrosocosmicus hydrocola carries:
- a CDS encoding ASCH domain-containing protein is translated as MKCLSLKQPYAYLLARGKKTIEIRKWNTNHRGEFYIHSSKNTNEEACSVLRIYKDQLANGAIIGKGFLYDVKVYSTFREFARDKDKHFSIEKNSDNLFSTNFKRYGFLVKDSSLFSNPIPYIGKLGMFEVEL
- a CDS encoding aconitate hydratase; translation: MTTNQQNIVKGKTTTQELVSKTYKKIEQNILKFKQVSNKPLTLCEKILIGHLEESTDFTEFNQLTPGNGYILLNPDRVALQDVTGQTTILQFMQSGIKQVKVPTTVHCDHLIQARVGSESDTKAAIYENNEVYQFLESASRKYGIGFWKPGAGIIHQVVLENYAYPGGLMIGTDSHTPNAGGLGMLAIGVGGLDAAEVMAGLPWEVLYPRRIGVYLTGKLNGWTSPKDIILYVASKLTVSGGTNAIIEYFGPGARSVSCTGKATITNMGAEIGATCSVFSYDNKMEEYLKSTGRTDLADLANSNKDLLIQDSIIEEEIAQNRENATKYFDQLVEINLDELEPYIVGPHTPDLARPISKMAEDLQKNNYLDTISVSLIGSCTNSSYEDMSRAADIARQAIEKGIKTKTPLQVTPGSEMIRETIERDGQIQLLREIGANVLANACGPCIGQWNRPEMKKGEPNTIVTSYNRNFPGRNDGRRETMNFIGSPELVIALALGGRLSFNPLKDELVAKDGTKFMLSPPKIAPEVPPLGFKDTINIYVPPDENPDTVIVRIDSNSQRLQTLQPFLEWDGNDFSKLPVLAKVKGKCTTDHISPAGPWLMYRGHLDRLSDNLLLGAVNSFREGEVGKGLNQLNNNIESFSHIAREYKQDKTKWIIIGDKNYGEGSSREHAAMTPRYLGCAAVIAKSFARIHETNLKKQGILALTFVDQSDYDKIREDDKISILDLQNLRPKGVVTAVLYHSDDFEENIQLVHSYNEAQLKWFRAGSALNILRAAEKKTTTEI
- a CDS encoding universal stress protein, coding for MFSKILVAFDGSKPSLDAVESAMEIGRKYNSSLIILHVLDSYKYPYLLSSVILAPTFGSDKFEKEREKFEELMKSLKEKYVSKNSGEGLKNETSVSGETNLDDSSDSTESTTTTNGGNTELFETAIVEAETSTASTIVDYAESKNVDLLVIGSKGRTGLKKMLVGSTATEVVKYAHCPVIVVR
- the topA gene encoding DNA topoisomerase I, translated to MSSEKCQLDIRTINLFPNCKDNIQESKYTIVICEKPSAARRIAQALNSTSSGEIRAYSFRNEYQNVLKPGSSFFSALDKKGNYYIICHALGHLYGLSDSKDRRNKSLPIFDPIWLPLSSNQSNKSSQSRFLKYKIEKILKEISEISKNATSFIHACDFDQEGEVIGYNILQFACNKKYDVSKRAKFSTMTDEEITQSFDNLLPPNQSLKDAGITRHTIDFIYGINFSRVLTTSIKKNQADQKKGKKFVPLSIGRVQGPTLAFVVDRENEILRHIPMPYWNVVADFISGGEKSTNFDNDVEKDGQKNNLIQTIYFPQKIDSKNIAIKIRDECKDQEGIVTFAKTSKSALKPQHPFNLGDLQREAFRVFKFTPSYTLSLAESLYLAALISYPRTSSQKLPTNINYKSIINNLSKIENRSFPSSNVEEDNARNSHIKKLPLQEICQKLLSKTASLNPHEGKEDDPAHPAIYPTGEIPKKTLEQSESKLFDLIIRRFLSTFGTDANVTQTSVNITVKEKHIFKSDEKKMLSKGWIEFYDPYFDYSGFVTNSSPSFLSILKINDKLTNIHIEILEKTTQPPSRYNQSTLLQKMEKEKIGTKATRSEIINTLYKRNYICNFSSFDRDDVNGDSKRVGPSNVSIKKSVKSETASSSNSHSDIVNVRRTGICPTRLGVSLIASMQKHVPIIVSTSLTRTMEERLSNIESGTSSSDSVIRQAQITVRRGLESFLKNQVEIGKEISLSLNTDSQTISLESKRPRVIILGRCPVCKKGNLIIKSSAKTKKRFAGCSNYSIDRCSATAPIPLKGLIRGTDKNCDRCKWPIVMATGNSGGKKYQWSLCLNKECPLKK
- a CDS encoding M1 family metallopeptidase, which translates into the protein MNLTKNNKIENANCNDSNSTTRHGFEFPGSRLHSIPRFPYAIEHMSLRIFPDFQKIILGECTQILRLKFLRNTSKIQLDIAELKIVNVTSSSSNIKILNFELENDKKLSIYLANTVEKGSSAEVCITYLPGYYNSYDKAVMEIGAPKTGFHFMVKKNTNDNPEAYQAWTQGETTEAKYWFPCIDSPNAKFYFDIEISVPIEYDVISNGKLISKIMDEKNQKAIWKFSETNPIPAYLVSVVIGKFSRIDTHYLNVPLEYYWPEEIHKENAMLTFSETPQMIKFFEDYFETKYPFEKYTQVAVDNFEFGGMENLSCTTFTRRVLHDKKTTLDYKNDLLLIVHELAHQWFGDLVTCKEWSHIWLNEGFATYCESLYLENSRGIEEFHYSLIESTDVYFEEANENYVRPIVTNLYKHPDELFDAHSYEKAGFILHMLRNFLGEVNFKESLKKYLNRYQNSSVVSNDLQETIEEVSGIQVQTFFDQWIYRKGHPELEIEYTLQQSYDQTKSDKQLNKLKIKAIQSHQTQLKDHVFMPPYRFELEFKIVIQDVFGRSKQISHLMNITQLSSESLVEIDGSSSISYVSIDPHFKIIKTIKSIKVIDESKEFQLKNLLLNQLVNGDTVIERIQSTRSLKDIYDHDVVESLREIILDKDMFYGVSKEAVNTIGSYKDKNNYSKSDNAYQTLLAIAVEKENFTYLNNHVKRAILKNVGLFERADSIDVLISIFNDPTIDSDFIKSAAAAAMGKSCKTASSQEKIRIMLFLKEIVNSSDSFQSVVATGAIDGLGELSSERNVDNKEIYLEVGNFILQNTSASKDYFIRAKSSKLLGKFLINKMESTDSDIVNLNQRIFDRLRDLLKDERRKIKMNACEALSDEDAKFTKFPDKITYESIQILVELAREDLDGFVRRKAETSANHIRKWIHSWSGTPLLIDSD